The following are encoded in a window of Acidobacteriota bacterium genomic DNA:
- a CDS encoding alkaline phosphatase family protein, giving the protein MTKSPVLRWSAALIVSAAVAASATLRSAPQTPAAPDRTAHVVLITLDGFPALALDDPTNAVPTLRKLAARGAIAKRLRPIDPTVTWPNHTAMVTGVHPDRHRVLYNGLLVREPGMPPRTEPWRDKADMVKAPTVYDVAHAAGLTTAQVDWVALWNAPTITWEFRERPSLNESIPREMVQAGALTADDVAQFGTRSIVWRDEIWTQAAEHILRTHRPNLLLFHLLTLDSTHHRYGPGTLAAQAAMAHLDDQVARIVKAVDESGLSERTTFIIASDHGFKRVKRQVRPNAALAQAGLIGAADGKITRADAYVVPEGGTAFGFVTRPDPAGDVLRKVRAALAGIEGIERVVEPADYPRYGLPSPAASDQIGELVLVAKDGYAFTGAVELPVVVDATEGSLGAHGYVTSDPDIQAIFIAAGRGIASGTRLETVNTIDIAPTIARLLGLPFGPVDGRVLTDVLRVPAP; this is encoded by the coding sequence ATGACCAAGTCCCCCGTGCTCCGCTGGTCGGCCGCGCTGATCGTGTCGGCGGCTGTCGCGGCCTCCGCCACGCTGCGATCGGCGCCGCAGACGCCCGCGGCGCCAGACCGGACGGCGCACGTCGTGCTGATCACGCTCGACGGGTTCCCGGCCCTGGCGCTCGACGATCCGACGAACGCCGTGCCAACGCTCAGGAAGCTCGCGGCGCGCGGTGCCATCGCGAAACGGCTCCGGCCGATCGATCCGACCGTCACGTGGCCGAACCACACCGCCATGGTGACGGGCGTGCACCCGGACAGGCATCGCGTGCTCTACAACGGCCTGCTCGTCAGGGAGCCCGGCATGCCACCGCGCACCGAGCCATGGCGCGACAAGGCCGACATGGTGAAGGCGCCGACCGTGTACGACGTGGCGCACGCCGCCGGGCTGACGACCGCCCAGGTCGACTGGGTCGCGCTGTGGAACGCGCCGACGATCACGTGGGAGTTCCGCGAGCGGCCGAGCCTGAACGAGTCGATCCCGCGCGAGATGGTACAGGCCGGCGCGCTCACCGCGGATGACGTCGCCCAGTTCGGCACGCGCAGCATCGTCTGGCGCGACGAGATCTGGACCCAGGCCGCCGAGCACATCCTCCGCACGCACCGGCCGAACCTCCTGCTGTTCCATCTGCTGACGCTCGACTCGACGCACCATCGCTACGGACCCGGCACGCTCGCGGCGCAAGCCGCCATGGCGCACCTCGACGATCAGGTCGCGCGCATCGTCAAGGCCGTGGACGAGAGCGGGCTGTCCGAGCGCACGACGTTCATCATCGCGTCGGACCACGGCTTCAAGCGCGTGAAGCGGCAGGTGCGGCCGAACGCGGCGCTCGCGCAGGCCGGGCTCATCGGCGCCGCCGACGGCAAGATCACGCGCGCCGACGCGTACGTCGTGCCGGAGGGCGGCACCGCGTTCGGCTTCGTGACGCGGCCGGATCCGGCTGGCGACGTCCTGAGGAAGGTTCGAGCCGCCCTCGCCGGCATCGAGGGCATCGAGCGCGTCGTCGAGCCGGCCGATTACCCGCGCTACGGCCTGCCGTCGCCCGCTGCGAGCGATCAGATCGGCGAGCTCGTGCTGGTCGCGAAGGACGGGTACGCGTTCACCGGCGCGGTCGAGCTGCCGGTCGTCGTCGACGCGACCGAGGGGAGCCTCGGCGCGCACGGCTACGTGACGAGCGATCCGGACATCCAGGCGATCTTCATCGCGGCCGGCCGGGGCATCGCATCCGGCACGAGGCTCGAGACGGTCAACACGATCGACATCGCGCCGACGATCGCCCGGTTGCTCGGCCTGCCGTTCGGTCCGGTGGACGGCCGCGTGCTCACCGACGTGCTGCGCGTTCCGGCCCCCTGA
- a CDS encoding spermidine synthase, protein MTHPHQATRVFLSSFLVLFLEVALIRWMPAYIRLLAYFSNFILLATFLGIGIGCLVAPARARLFAWFPLLVTAVVALVRVFRLEVGIQAAGSIYFTSGTAEKVTLVESTTLLPVIFVVVAALFATLAQRMGREMAELPPLRAYTINLAGSLAGVAAFGVMSWQELPPAAWFGVGFAAALPLLASAEPGAAGRPRRWLLGVNVLLLGVSLAIVARMAAGAIWSPYYKITVGQDGPDTVIEVNNIFHQSMAPVEQKEYFYQWPYMAFGDTFENVLVLGAGSGTDVAAALRHGAKHVDAVEIDPVILRLGAQHHPDRPYSDPRVTRINDDARHFLRTTTKRYDLVVFALIDSLTLQSSFSGVRLESYMFTTESFRSVRDRLAPNGLLVVYNYFRERWLVDRLANQAAIAFGEEPRVHVHEARSYLGVMMAGPRLKTLTADPVVPDRVTAFGQSHDPSPARVHRRDPSIEPATDDWPFLYLRDRHMPAHYVWALALILIVSVAAVMLAMRGQRGTWSWTSFLLGAAFMLLETKSIIQFALLWGSTWFVASLVIASVLTMALVANFIVAKVEIRRPWLVCGVLVALLGANYLLPVGRIGVESRAIESLVYAALVFSPIVCAGLLFGTVLKHSTSVARDYGTNLLGAMVGGVGEYLSLLTGFNGLLLIIAICYVAAVAAWRRAS, encoded by the coding sequence ATGACACATCCCCACCAGGCGACCCGCGTCTTCCTCTCGTCGTTTCTCGTGCTCTTTCTCGAAGTGGCGCTGATCCGCTGGATGCCGGCCTACATCCGGCTGCTCGCCTACTTCTCGAACTTCATCCTGCTCGCGACGTTTCTCGGCATCGGCATCGGCTGCCTGGTCGCGCCGGCGCGCGCGCGGCTGTTCGCCTGGTTCCCGCTGCTCGTCACGGCCGTCGTCGCGCTCGTGCGCGTGTTCAGGCTCGAGGTGGGGATCCAGGCGGCCGGCAGCATCTACTTCACGAGCGGCACCGCCGAGAAGGTCACGCTCGTCGAGAGCACCACCCTCCTGCCCGTCATCTTCGTCGTCGTCGCCGCGTTGTTCGCGACGCTCGCGCAGCGGATGGGCCGCGAGATGGCGGAGCTGCCGCCTCTCAGGGCCTACACGATCAACCTGGCCGGAAGCCTGGCGGGCGTGGCCGCGTTCGGCGTGATGTCGTGGCAGGAGCTCCCGCCCGCCGCCTGGTTCGGCGTCGGGTTCGCCGCGGCGCTGCCGCTGCTCGCGTCGGCGGAACCGGGCGCGGCCGGCCGGCCCCGCCGCTGGCTGCTCGGCGTCAACGTGCTCCTGCTCGGCGTCTCGCTCGCGATCGTCGCGCGGATGGCGGCCGGCGCGATCTGGTCGCCCTACTACAAGATCACCGTGGGCCAGGACGGCCCCGATACCGTCATCGAGGTGAACAACATCTTCCACCAGTCGATGGCGCCGGTGGAGCAGAAGGAGTACTTCTACCAGTGGCCGTACATGGCCTTCGGCGACACGTTCGAGAACGTGCTCGTGCTCGGGGCCGGGTCCGGCACCGACGTCGCGGCGGCGCTCCGGCACGGCGCGAAGCACGTGGACGCGGTCGAGATCGATCCGGTCATCCTCAGGCTCGGCGCGCAGCACCACCCCGATCGTCCGTACTCGGACCCGCGCGTCACGCGAATCAACGATGACGCGCGGCACTTCCTCAGGACGACGACGAAGCGGTACGACCTCGTGGTGTTCGCGCTGATCGACTCGCTGACGTTGCAGTCGAGCTTCTCGGGCGTGCGGCTCGAGAGCTACATGTTCACCACCGAGTCGTTCCGATCCGTGCGCGACCGGCTCGCGCCGAACGGCCTGCTCGTCGTCTACAACTACTTCCGGGAGCGCTGGCTGGTCGATCGGCTCGCCAACCAGGCGGCGATCGCGTTCGGCGAGGAGCCGCGCGTGCACGTGCACGAAGCGCGGTCGTACCTCGGCGTCATGATGGCGGGCCCTCGGCTGAAGACGCTGACGGCGGATCCGGTCGTCCCGGATCGCGTCACCGCCTTCGGCCAGTCGCACGACCCCAGCCCCGCGCGCGTGCACCGGCGCGATCCCTCCATCGAGCCGGCGACCGACGACTGGCCGTTCCTCTACCTGCGGGATCGCCACATGCCGGCGCACTACGTGTGGGCGCTCGCGCTGATTCTCATCGTGTCGGTCGCCGCCGTCATGCTGGCCATGCGCGGGCAGCGCGGGACGTGGTCGTGGACGTCCTTCCTGCTCGGCGCGGCGTTCATGCTCCTCGAGACCAAGTCGATCATCCAGTTCGCGCTGCTCTGGGGCTCGACCTGGTTCGTGGCGTCGCTCGTCATCGCCTCGGTGTTGACGATGGCGCTCGTCGCGAACTTCATCGTGGCGAAGGTCGAGATTCGGCGGCCGTGGCTCGTCTGCGGCGTGCTGGTCGCGCTGCTCGGGGCGAACTACCTGCTGCCGGTCGGCCGCATCGGTGTCGAGAGCCGGGCGATCGAGTCGCTCGTCTACGCCGCGCTCGTCTTCAGCCCCATCGTCTGCGCGGGCCTGCTGTTCGGCACGGTGCTCAAACACTCCACGTCGGTGGCGCGCGACTACGGCACGAACCTGCTGGGGGCGATGGTGGGCGGCGTCGGCGAGTACCTGTCGCTCCTCACTGGCTTCAACGGCCTGCTGCTGATCATCGCGATCTGCTACGTCGCGGCGGTCGCGGCGTGGCGGCGCGCCTCGTAG
- a CDS encoding Fe2+-dependent dioxygenase translates to MLLQVPDVLTAAEVATVRRALDGAPWVDGRVTAGPQSARAKDNLQIPEDHPTARNLGAQIVQALQRHPLFVSAALPLRVYPPMFNKYEGGGSFGSHVDNAIRQVAGGRDRLRTDLSATLFLSEPDEYDGGELTVEDTYGVHQIKLPAGQMVLYPSTSLHHVTPVTRGARIASFFWIQSLIRDDGQRTLLFDLDTAIQRLSEELPDHPVAVQLTGVYHNLLRQWAEL, encoded by the coding sequence ATGCTGCTTCAAGTCCCTGATGTGCTCACGGCGGCCGAGGTCGCCACCGTCCGGCGCGCGCTCGACGGCGCGCCCTGGGTGGACGGCCGCGTCACCGCAGGCCCGCAGTCGGCGCGGGCGAAAGACAACCTGCAGATCCCGGAGGACCATCCGACGGCCCGCAACCTCGGGGCCCAGATCGTCCAGGCGCTGCAGCGGCATCCGCTGTTCGTGTCGGCCGCGCTGCCGCTCCGCGTCTACCCGCCGATGTTCAACAAGTACGAAGGCGGCGGGTCGTTCGGCAGCCACGTCGACAACGCGATCCGGCAGGTGGCCGGCGGGCGCGATCGCCTGCGCACGGATCTGTCCGCCACGCTGTTCCTGTCGGAGCCCGACGAGTACGACGGCGGTGAGCTCACGGTCGAGGACACCTACGGCGTGCACCAGATCAAGCTGCCCGCGGGCCAGATGGTGCTCTATCCGTCCACGAGCCTGCACCACGTGACGCCGGTCACCCGCGGCGCACGCATCGCGTCCTTCTTCTGGATTCAGAGCCTGATCCGCGACGACGGGCAGCGCACGCTGCTCTTCGACCTCGACACGGCCATTCAGCGCCTCAGCGAGGAGCTTCCCGACCATCCGGTGGCGGTGCAGCTCACGGGCGTGTACCACAACCTGCTCCGGCAGTGGGCGGAGCTGTGA
- a CDS encoding rhamnulokinase, whose translation MRVSADFLAFDIGAESGRAMLGRLAGGRLSLDELARFSNLPRRIDGSLRWDFDAIWQAVREGLAAAVARGVSPVSIGVDAWGVDYGLIDAEGDLVEPPYHYRDHRTDGMVDRVSALIGRARLYETTGVQCLAINTIYQLRAAVEQTPAVIERAERLLTIPDLVNYRLTGRAACEFTNASTTQCVNARTRRWATDILRDLEIPPRLFGEIVEPGTVLGPLAAHASVELAGTPVVAPACHDTGSAVAAVRTGGGTAFLSSGTWSLLGIEVPAPALTEEARELNFTNEGGVAGTTRLLKNIAGLWLLQACRQRWAAGSAAPAYEDLVAAARDAPPIRTIVDVDDPVFLNPDDMPAAIAAYARRTGQPVPDCPAAFTRCIFESFARKYREVTDAIERLAGQRIHTIRVVGGGAKNALLTQLTADATGRTVLAGPVEATALGNIAVQMVATGHATSIDEARGIIERSWPADRYEPRETEPGRR comes from the coding sequence GTGCGCGTGTCCGCCGACTTCCTGGCGTTCGACATCGGGGCCGAGAGCGGCCGGGCGATGCTCGGCCGGCTCGCCGGCGGCCGGCTCTCGCTCGACGAGCTGGCCCGCTTCTCGAACCTCCCGCGACGGATCGACGGGTCGCTTCGATGGGACTTCGACGCGATCTGGCAGGCGGTGCGTGAGGGGCTGGCCGCGGCCGTCGCGAGGGGCGTTTCGCCCGTCAGCATCGGCGTCGACGCGTGGGGCGTCGACTACGGCCTGATCGACGCCGAGGGCGATCTCGTCGAGCCGCCGTATCACTACCGCGACCATCGCACGGACGGCATGGTCGATCGCGTGAGCGCGCTCATCGGACGCGCGCGGCTGTACGAGACGACCGGCGTCCAGTGCCTCGCGATCAACACGATCTATCAGCTCCGCGCGGCCGTCGAGCAGACGCCGGCCGTCATCGAACGGGCCGAGCGGCTCTTGACCATTCCGGACCTCGTCAACTACCGGCTCACCGGCCGCGCCGCGTGCGAGTTCACGAACGCCTCGACGACGCAGTGCGTGAACGCGAGGACGCGCCGGTGGGCGACGGACATCCTGCGCGACCTGGAGATCCCGCCGAGGCTCTTCGGCGAGATCGTCGAGCCCGGCACGGTGCTCGGCCCTCTCGCCGCGCACGCCAGCGTCGAGCTGGCCGGCACGCCCGTCGTCGCGCCGGCGTGCCACGACACCGGCTCGGCGGTGGCGGCCGTGCGCACCGGCGGCGGCACGGCGTTTCTCAGCAGCGGCACCTGGTCCTTGCTCGGCATCGAGGTGCCGGCGCCGGCGCTCACGGAAGAGGCGCGCGAGCTGAACTTCACGAACGAAGGCGGCGTCGCGGGCACGACGCGCCTGCTGAAGAACATCGCGGGATTGTGGCTGCTGCAGGCGTGCCGGCAGCGATGGGCGGCCGGGAGCGCGGCGCCCGCGTACGAGGACCTCGTCGCGGCGGCGCGCGACGCACCGCCGATCCGGACGATCGTCGACGTGGACGATCCCGTGTTCCTGAACCCCGATGACATGCCCGCCGCCATCGCGGCGTACGCCCGCCGCACCGGCCAACCCGTGCCCGATTGCCCGGCGGCGTTCACGCGCTGCATCTTCGAGAGCTTCGCGCGCAAGTACCGCGAGGTGACCGACGCCATCGAGCGGCTCGCCGGCCAACGGATCCACACGATCCGCGTCGTCGGCGGCGGCGCGAAGAACGCGCTGCTCACGCAGCTCACCGCCGACGCGACCGGCCGGACGGTGCTGGCCGGCCCGGTCGAGGCGACCGCGCTCGGCAACATCGCCGTTCAGATGGTCGCCACCGGGCACGCGACGTCGATCGACGAGGCCCGCGGGATCATCGAACGATCGTGGCCCGCGGACCGGTACGAGCCGCGAGAGACGGAACCCGGACGGCGCTGA
- a CDS encoding heme-binding protein has translation MTRRFVGLMLFAAAAFASPLTFAQGQAPVQGPAGGMGRQGGAGGPGGGGGRGGAPAQVDFATAKKAMDATEAAANAANAKVAIAVVDANGDLVYFRRMDGAASVAVTASQAKARAAILFGVPTKALQDAVAAGTPVSATVTPAAATGAPIMAVQGGLPIVKAGKVVGAIGVGGSSSQNDELFAQAGIDAVK, from the coding sequence ATGACTCGACGGTTCGTAGGACTGATGCTGTTCGCGGCGGCGGCGTTCGCCTCGCCGCTCACGTTCGCGCAGGGCCAGGCGCCCGTTCAGGGACCGGCCGGCGGTATGGGCAGGCAGGGCGGCGCCGGCGGTCCAGGCGGCGGTGGCGGCCGCGGCGGCGCGCCGGCACAGGTGGACTTCGCGACGGCGAAAAAGGCGATGGATGCGACCGAAGCGGCGGCCAACGCCGCGAACGCGAAGGTGGCGATCGCGGTCGTGGACGCGAACGGCGATCTCGTGTACTTCCGCCGGATGGACGGCGCGGCCAGCGTCGCGGTGACGGCGTCGCAGGCCAAGGCGCGCGCGGCGATCCTGTTCGGCGTGCCGACGAAGGCGCTCCAGGATGCCGTTGCGGCCGGCACGCCGGTGTCGGCCACCGTCACGCCGGCCGCCGCCACCGGCGCACCCATCATGGCCGTGCAGGGCGGCCTGCCTATCGTGAAGGCCGGCAAGGTCGTCGGCGCGATCGGCGTCGGCGGATCCAGCTCGCAGAACGACGAGCTCTTCGCGCAGGCTGGCATCGACGCCGTGAAGTAG
- a CDS encoding SRPBCC family protein, producing the protein MWLALVIVLVAPIVVVAGIAALKPKTFRVERRARIDAAPERVFSFLNDFHQWPVWSPWEKLDPAMRRTHRGRERGAGAVYEWDGNKKAGRGRMEILEAVPPSRLVIGLHFLAPFEAHNTTEFVLTPAGSGTDVTWAMYGVSPFLMNVMTVFTSMDKLVGKDFEAGLANLERAAGA; encoded by the coding sequence ATGTGGCTCGCGCTCGTCATCGTCCTCGTGGCTCCCATCGTGGTCGTCGCGGGCATCGCCGCGCTCAAGCCGAAGACGTTTCGCGTGGAACGGCGCGCGCGGATCGACGCCGCGCCCGAGCGCGTCTTCTCGTTCTTGAACGACTTCCATCAGTGGCCCGTGTGGTCGCCCTGGGAGAAGCTCGACCCGGCGATGCGGCGCACGCACCGCGGCAGAGAGCGCGGCGCCGGCGCCGTCTACGAGTGGGACGGCAACAAGAAGGCGGGCAGAGGCCGGATGGAGATCCTCGAGGCGGTGCCGCCCTCGAGGCTCGTGATCGGGCTCCACTTCCTGGCGCCCTTCGAGGCCCACAACACGACGGAGTTCGTCCTGACGCCGGCCGGCAGCGGCACCGACGTGACGTGGGCGATGTACGGTGTGAGCCCGTTCCTGATGAACGTGATGACGGTGTTCACGTCGATGGACAAGCTGGTCGGCAAGGACTTCGAGGCCGGCCTCGCGAACCTCGAGCGTGCCGCCGGAGCGTAG
- the rhaM gene encoding L-rhamnose mutarotase, with protein MIRKAFRMSVHPGRHAEYEQRHRPIWPELEAALIAHGVRTYSIYLDEATHDLFAYVEIEDEARWKAIAETDVCRRWWRSMREIMPSNPDDSPVSRELHEVFHIDDRHGRS; from the coding sequence ATGATCCGCAAAGCCTTTCGCATGAGCGTGCACCCGGGCCGGCACGCCGAGTACGAGCAGCGGCATCGGCCCATCTGGCCCGAGCTCGAAGCCGCGTTGATCGCCCACGGCGTCCGCACGTACTCGATCTACCTCGACGAGGCGACACACGATCTGTTCGCGTACGTGGAGATCGAGGACGAAGCGCGCTGGAAGGCGATCGCCGAGACGGACGTCTGCCGCCGCTGGTGGCGCTCCATGCGGGAGATCATGCCGTCGAATCCCGACGACTCCCCCGTCTCGCGCGAGCTCCACGAGGTCTTTCACATCGACGACCGTCACGGCCGATCCTGA
- a CDS encoding group III truncated hemoglobin — MDDLLTRGDVEQLVDAFYLRVRDDEVLGPIFDDVARVDWAAHLPKMYDFWQTVLFGAAAYRGDPMGAHVGLARMTPLGPREFTRWLALFDATVDALFEGPGAESAKARAARIAAVMQHHIPMALTTPPRPAEDDDAGGARG; from the coding sequence ATGGACGACCTTCTCACCCGCGGCGACGTCGAGCAGCTCGTCGACGCCTTCTATCTGCGCGTACGCGACGACGAGGTCCTCGGGCCGATCTTCGACGACGTCGCGCGCGTGGATTGGGCCGCGCACCTTCCGAAGATGTACGACTTCTGGCAGACCGTGCTGTTCGGGGCGGCGGCCTATCGCGGCGATCCGATGGGCGCGCACGTCGGGCTCGCGCGGATGACGCCGCTCGGCCCGCGCGAGTTCACGCGATGGCTCGCGCTGTTCGACGCGACCGTGGACGCGCTGTTCGAGGGCCCGGGCGCCGAGTCGGCAAAGGCGCGCGCGGCGCGCATCGCAGCCGTCATGCAGCATCACATCCCGATGGCGCTCACCACACCTCCTCGGCCTGCTGAAGATGACGATGCTGGTGGCGCGCGAGGATGA
- a CDS encoding PepSY domain-containing protein codes for MAILRRILFWCHLACGVAGGVVILIMCVTGVALTYQKEMQFWADTRHFRATPGSGDSRAPVSSLLAAARAVDADAPVTTITWRSDPSAPAALAIGPQTVYVNPYSAEVYGEGTGQRMRAFFTSMTNWHRWLAMSGEQRPTGRALTGAANLMFLFVVLSGVYLWWPRTLTWTQFRNVLWFKRGVRAKARDFNWHNVIGFWSAIPLAIVVYSGTVISYPWSSDLVYRAMGEDPPAPAAGRGGGPGGPGAGGGRGGGGRGGRAGGEPRPARGESASMPGATERAQPAPSIGSGVDDLVARAMQFQPGWQMLALRVPASERAPVVFTIDQGDAGQPNRRGTLTLDASTGAVQKWEDFSAQTPGRRMRTWLRFAHTGEIYGFTGQTIAGLVSAGGAVLVYTGLALALRRFLAWRKRIAKKPGFAVEQRTPVA; via the coding sequence ATGGCGATCCTGCGCCGAATCCTGTTCTGGTGCCACCTCGCCTGCGGCGTCGCCGGCGGCGTCGTCATCCTGATCATGTGCGTGACGGGCGTCGCGCTCACCTACCAGAAGGAGATGCAGTTCTGGGCCGACACGCGGCACTTCCGCGCGACGCCCGGGTCGGGCGACTCGCGCGCGCCGGTGTCGAGCCTGCTCGCCGCCGCGCGCGCGGTCGACGCCGACGCGCCGGTGACGACGATCACGTGGCGGTCGGATCCGTCTGCGCCGGCGGCGCTCGCGATCGGGCCGCAAACGGTGTACGTCAACCCGTACAGCGCAGAGGTGTACGGCGAGGGCACGGGCCAGCGAATGCGCGCCTTCTTCACGTCGATGACGAACTGGCATCGATGGCTCGCGATGTCGGGCGAGCAGCGTCCGACGGGCCGGGCGCTGACCGGTGCGGCGAACCTGATGTTCCTCTTCGTCGTGCTGAGCGGCGTGTACCTCTGGTGGCCGCGCACGCTGACCTGGACGCAGTTCCGCAACGTGCTGTGGTTCAAGCGCGGGGTGCGGGCGAAGGCGCGCGACTTCAACTGGCACAACGTGATCGGCTTCTGGTCCGCGATTCCGCTCGCGATCGTCGTCTACTCCGGCACGGTGATCTCGTATCCGTGGTCGAGCGATCTCGTCTATCGCGCGATGGGCGAAGATCCGCCGGCGCCCGCGGCCGGCCGTGGCGGCGGACCCGGAGGGCCGGGCGCAGGCGGTGGACGGGGCGGCGGCGGCCGCGGCGGCCGGGCGGGTGGCGAGCCGAGACCCGCGCGCGGTGAGTCGGCCTCGATGCCCGGCGCCACGGAGCGCGCCCAGCCGGCGCCGTCGATTGGATCCGGCGTCGACGATCTGGTCGCCCGCGCCATGCAGTTCCAGCCCGGGTGGCAGATGCTCGCGCTCCGGGTGCCGGCCTCCGAGCGCGCGCCGGTCGTCTTCACGATCGATCAGGGCGACGCCGGGCAGCCGAACCGCCGCGGCACGCTGACCCTCGACGCCTCGACCGGCGCCGTTCAGAAGTGGGAAGACTTCTCGGCGCAGACGCCGGGGCGCCGGATGCGCACCTGGCTGCGGTTCGCGCACACCGGCGAGATCTACGGCTTCACCGGCCAGACGATCGCCGGTCTGGTCAGCGCAGGCGGCGCCGTCCTGGTCTACACGGGCCTCGCCCTCGCCCTGCGGCGATTCCTCGCCTGGCGCAAGCGGATCGCCAAGAAGCCGGGGTTCGCCGTCGAACAACGCACGCCGGTCGCCTAG
- a CDS encoding DUF3303 family protein, with the protein MRFITTFTVGPGNRDAAIARFKQSHGAPPAGVTLLGRWHDATGHRGWTLSETSDASAIAKWVMGWSDLLTFETTPVLDDQEFGKLLGG; encoded by the coding sequence ATGCGCTTCATCACGACCTTCACGGTTGGTCCCGGCAACAGAGACGCGGCGATCGCGCGTTTCAAGCAGTCCCACGGAGCGCCGCCGGCCGGCGTCACGTTGCTGGGCAGGTGGCACGACGCCACAGGCCATCGAGGGTGGACGCTGTCCGAAACATCGGACGCTTCGGCGATCGCGAAATGGGTCATGGGCTGGTCCGACCTGCTGACGTTCGAGACGACGCCGGTGCTCGACGATCAGGAATTCGGGAAGCTGCTCGGCGGCTAG
- a CDS encoding redoxin domain-containing protein, with product MRAFLAFGLVVCLSGAAIAQAPPAAAPPVPTVVKVGDMAPDFTLQGTDGKTHKLSDYRGKQAVVLAWFPKAFTAGCTIECKSLADNGDKIQKYQVTYFMASVDPLEDNIKFAKATSVTLGQGANARVVEKKEADFPMLSDPTKVTARAYGVVDDTHPSAMRWTFYIDKTGRVAAIDTAVRPATSAEDMLAKLAELKIPLK from the coding sequence ATGCGAGCGTTTCTGGCGTTCGGACTGGTGGTGTGTCTCTCCGGCGCCGCCATCGCGCAGGCGCCACCCGCTGCGGCGCCACCGGTGCCGACCGTCGTCAAGGTCGGCGACATGGCACCGGACTTCACGCTGCAAGGCACCGACGGCAAGACCCACAAGCTGTCGGACTACCGCGGCAAACAGGCCGTCGTGCTCGCCTGGTTCCCGAAGGCGTTCACGGCAGGGTGCACGATTGAGTGCAAGTCGCTGGCGGACAACGGCGACAAGATCCAGAAATACCAGGTCACCTACTTCATGGCGAGCGTCGATCCGCTGGAGGACAACATCAAGTTCGCCAAGGCGACGTCCGTCACGCTGGGGCAGGGCGCCAACGCCCGGGTCGTCGAGAAGAAGGAAGCGGACTTCCCGATGCTGAGCGACCCGACCAAAGTCACCGCGCGCGCCTACGGCGTCGTGGACGACACGCACCCGTCAGCGATGCGCTGGACGTTCTACATCGACAAGACCGGCCGCGTCGCCGCGATCGACACGGCGGTGCGTCCGGCGACGTCGGCGGAAGACATGCTGGCGAAGCTGGCCGAGCTGAAGATCCCGCTGAAGTAA
- a CDS encoding DinB family protein has product MRPELAAIVGELETAQARLARLAAATPGERWSERHDPNRWSIAECVAHLNLTSRAFEPLIVAALRDARSLGRPARRRYRQDAVGWLVGRVVGPMPAALRRLAAGRVRAPAPFVPQGALPRGEVLTEFETHQARQIALTGEAEGLPIDEVWILSPFDGRVRYTLFSTLVILARHQHRHLQQAEEVW; this is encoded by the coding sequence ATGCGACCTGAGTTGGCGGCGATCGTCGGCGAGCTCGAAACCGCGCAGGCCAGGCTGGCGCGGCTGGCGGCTGCGACGCCCGGCGAGCGCTGGTCCGAGCGCCACGACCCGAACCGCTGGTCGATCGCCGAGTGCGTCGCGCACCTGAACCTCACGAGCCGCGCGTTCGAGCCGCTGATCGTCGCGGCGCTGCGGGATGCGCGATCGCTCGGCCGGCCCGCGCGGCGGCGCTACCGGCAGGACGCGGTGGGGTGGCTCGTCGGCAGGGTGGTGGGGCCGATGCCCGCCGCACTACGCCGGCTCGCTGCCGGCCGTGTGCGGGCCCCGGCGCCGTTCGTCCCGCAGGGCGCGCTGCCGCGCGGTGAGGTCCTGACCGAGTTCGAGACCCACCAGGCACGGCAGATCGCACTCACGGGCGAGGCCGAAGGGCTGCCGATCGACGAGGTGTGGATCCTCTCCCCGTTCGACGGCCGAGTCCGCTACACGCTCTTCTCGACGCTCGTCATCCTCGCGCGCCACCAGCATCGTCATCTTCAGCAGGCCGAGGAGGTGTGGTGA